In one Streptomyces sp. NBC_00597 genomic region, the following are encoded:
- a CDS encoding ABC transporter substrate-binding protein, whose product MLRPIRTLAAAAAALALVSACNSASTAGSSGKPDDAAAAADSRGVTGDSVKVGGIVSMTSAGGYSKKDTDLGAKARYLRANAEGGINGRKIDYLGAEDDGQDPAKNMAAARKLVQQDKVFAIAPMSSVTFSGADFLEQQKVPTFGWGTLPSFCGPKYAYGFNGCLVPSPGGTLNQTWPEGIAQILGGAGGKSVAIIANDSDAGKFGIRTFQQGFTSAGFTVSYAKASVPATAVPSDWSAYVKDLLAGSGGKAPDAVVSVMQTPNNIGLFTALKRAGYKGLLSDPTDYDPGLLAQDTTRQALDGVHVLLQFEPFESTGPAMAQFKADIKAASGGREVPLNMHMLTGYMSADLFVSIAQKAGRDLTVSHFQSAAQGYSDTGTLVGDRSEPKGQKDSFGCGALVQLKNGAYEVSVPFTCRPPIPFK is encoded by the coding sequence ATGTTGCGACCGATCCGCACCCTGGCCGCCGCGGCAGCCGCACTAGCGCTCGTCTCCGCCTGCAACTCCGCCTCCACCGCAGGCTCCTCCGGCAAGCCCGACGACGCCGCCGCGGCCGCCGACTCCCGCGGGGTGACCGGCGACTCGGTCAAGGTCGGCGGCATCGTCTCGATGACCAGCGCCGGCGGCTACAGCAAGAAGGACACCGACCTCGGGGCGAAGGCCCGGTACCTGCGGGCCAACGCGGAGGGCGGGATCAACGGCCGCAAGATCGACTACCTGGGCGCGGAGGACGACGGCCAGGACCCCGCCAAGAACATGGCCGCCGCCCGCAAACTCGTCCAGCAGGACAAGGTCTTCGCGATCGCCCCCATGAGCTCGGTCACCTTCTCCGGCGCCGACTTCCTGGAACAGCAGAAGGTCCCCACCTTCGGCTGGGGCACCCTCCCCTCCTTCTGCGGCCCCAAGTACGCCTACGGCTTCAACGGCTGCCTGGTCCCCTCCCCGGGCGGCACCCTGAACCAGACCTGGCCCGAGGGCATCGCCCAGATCCTCGGCGGGGCCGGGGGCAAGTCGGTCGCGATCATCGCCAACGACAGCGACGCCGGCAAGTTCGGCATCCGCACCTTCCAGCAGGGTTTCACGAGCGCCGGGTTCACGGTCTCCTACGCCAAGGCCTCGGTACCGGCCACCGCCGTGCCGAGCGACTGGTCTGCGTACGTGAAGGACCTCCTCGCCGGCAGCGGGGGCAAGGCTCCCGACGCGGTCGTGTCGGTCATGCAGACCCCGAACAACATCGGCCTGTTCACCGCCCTCAAGCGCGCCGGGTACAAGGGCCTGCTCTCCGACCCCACCGACTACGACCCGGGGCTGCTCGCCCAGGACACCACCCGGCAGGCCCTCGACGGGGTGCACGTCCTGCTGCAGTTCGAGCCCTTCGAGTCGACCGGCCCGGCGATGGCGCAGTTCAAGGCGGACATCAAGGCGGCTTCGGGCGGCCGGGAAGTCCCCCTGAACATGCACATGTTGACCGGCTACATGTCTGCCGACCTGTTCGTGTCCATCGCGCAGAAGGCGGGCAGGGACCTCACCGTCTCGCACTTCCAGAGCGCCGCGCAGGGCTACTCCGACACCGGGACCCTCGTCGGCGACCGGTCGGAGCCCAAGGGGCAGAAGGACAGCTTCGGCTGCGGGGCGCTGGTCCAGCTGAAGAACGGCGCGTACGAGGTCTCCGTACCGTTCACCTGCCGCCCTCCGATCCCCTTCAAGTAG